The proteins below are encoded in one region of Pleuronectes platessa chromosome 12, fPlePla1.1, whole genome shotgun sequence:
- the c1d gene encoding nuclear nucleic acid-binding protein C1D, producing the protein MAAETEDYPQEIDEQLTGFDASATSVKTMLEQLMSMNKGDLEQKLDPLDQAKLDLMSTYTLNSLFWMYLVTKGVNPREHGIKQELERIRTYMNRVKEIGDRKKAARLDKGAANRFLRNALYDADEKDSRKKAVYKKMAGAASDSPRSRRPKQR; encoded by the exons ATGGCCGCAGAGACGGAGGACTACCCGCAGGAGATCGACGAGCAGCTCACGGGCTTCGACGCCTCCGCCACGTCGGTCAAAACCATGTTGGAGCAGCTGATGTCCATGAACAAGGGCGACCTCGAGCAGAAG CTGGATCCTTTGGATCAAGCCAAACTGGACCTGATGTCCACCTACACCCTGAATTCATTATTCTGGA TGTACTTGGTCACAAAAGGGGTAAATCCCAGGGAACATGGAATCAAGCAGGAGTTG GAGCGAATAAGGACATACATGAACCGAGTGAAGGAGATCGGTGACAGGAAGAAAGCCGCCCGTCTGGATAAGGGAGCGGCCAATCGGTTTCTCAGGAACGCTCTTTATGATGCAGATGAGAAAGATTCTAGAAAGAAAGCCGTCTACAAGAAAATGGCCGGAGCAGCATCTGACAGCCCGAGGTCAAGGCGTCCGAAGCAGAGGTGA